One region of Carassius carassius chromosome 41, fCarCar2.1, whole genome shotgun sequence genomic DNA includes:
- the LOC132122920 gene encoding neutral amino acid transporter B(0)-like, whose amino-acid sequence MAEEKISIEDVKTSNGEAHLDDPTLANGLGDHKRSAPETTGQKLKRFVMANLLVLLTVSAVIVGVFIGLGVRSAGLSRTQILYFGFPGELLIRLLKMIIIPLVVCSLVSGAASLDPKALGKLGGWAMLFFLVTTLISSTIGVIMAFIIKPGSSDGKKLSQLTHDDSGVPEAKEVMDSFLDLIRNIFPSNLVSAAFQSYATGYKFVKNDTNSTNFSLEKVPVGSEVDGMNILGLIVFAMVFGVALRKLGEEGEILIKFFNSFNEATMVLVSWIMWYAPLGIMFLVAAKIVEMEDVGLLFASLGKYIACCVIGHAIHGLLVLPLIYFVITRKNPYTFLLGLVTALATAFGTSSSSATLPLMMKCVEENNGVSKHISRFILPIGATVNMDGAACFQCVAAVFIAQLNGIPLDFVQVITILVTATASSVGAAGIPAGGVLTLAIILESVGLPTNDLSLILAVDWLVDRTCTVINVEGDAYGAGLLQYFVDRTSSKEGAELNKVRVEEEDPASRPEISPLIKKQGSLELEEVAGPKPSEKESVM is encoded by the exons ATGGCAGAAGAAAAGATCTCCATAGAAGACGTAAAGACGTCCAACGGTGAAGCGCACCTGGACGACCCGACCCTCGCCAACGGCCTGGGCGATCACAAGAGGAGCGCGCCGGAGACCACCGGGCAGAAGCTGAAGCGCTTCGTGATGGCCAATCTGCTGGTCCTCCTGACGGTGTCCGCGGTCATCGTCGGCGTGTTCATCGGGCTCGGCGTGAGAAGCGCCGGCTTGAGCCGCACGCAGATCCTTTACTTCGGGTTCCCCGGCGAGCTCCTCATCCGCCTGCTCAAGATGATCATCATCCCTCTGGTGGTCTGCAGTCTGGTGTCCGGGGCGGCCAGCCTTGACCCCAAAGCCCTGGGCAAGCTGGGCGGCTGGGCGATGCTTTTCTTTCTCGTGACCACTCTGATCTCGTCCACCATCGGCGTTATTATGGCGTTCATCATAAAGCCTGGCTCCAGCGACGGGAAAAAACTATCCCAACTCACCCATGATGACAGCGGCGTTCCCGAAGCCAAAGAAGTCATGGATTCGTTTTTAGATTTGATAAG AAATATTTTCCCATCTAACCTGGTATCAGCTGCCTTTCAGTCG TATGCCACTGGTTACAAGTTTGTAAAGAATGACACCAACTCGACCAACTTCTCTTTGGAAAAG GTTCCAGTTGGCTCAGAGGTGGATGGCATGAACATCCTGGGTCtcattgtttttgctatggtatttggTGTGGCCTTGAGGAAACTTGGGGAGGAAGGAGAGATCCTTATCAAGTTCTTCAACTCTTTCAATGAGGCCACCATGGTGCTGGTCTCCTGGATCATGTG GTATGCACCACTGGGTATAATGTTCCTGGTTGCTGCTAAGATTGTAGAAATGGAGGATGTTGGCTTGCTGTTCGCCAGCCTGGGGAAGTACATCGCCTGCTGCGTCATTGGCCATGCCATCCACGGTCTTCTTGTCCTCCCACTCATATACTTTGTGATTACAAGGAAGAACCCATACACGTTCTTGCTGGGGTTGGTCACCGCTTTGGCTACTGCCTTTGGAACGTCCTCCAG CTCTGCCACATTGCCCCTCATGATGAAATGTGTGGAGGAGAACAACGGTGTGTCCAAGCACATCAGCCGCTTCATCCTGCCCATCGGAGCGACTGTCAACATGGACGGAGCCGCCTGCTTCCAGTGTGTAGCCGCGGTGTTCATCGCTCAGCTTAACGGGATCCCGCTGGACTTCGTCCAGGTCATCACCATCCT TGTGACTGCGACGGCGTCTAGCGTGGGAGCTGCTGGGATCCCTGCTGGAGGGGTGCTGACGCTGGCCATCATTTTGGAGTCAGTAGGCCTGCCCACAAACGATCTGTCCCTCATCCTGGCTGTGGACTGGCTTGT CGATCGCACTTGCACCGTCATCAATGTTGAAGGTGACGCCTACGGAGCAGGTCTTCTGCAGTATTTCGTGGATCGCACTTCCAGTAAAGAGGGGGCGGAGCTAAATAAGGTGCGCGTGGAGGAAGAAGACCCCGCCTCCAGGCCAGAAATTTCTCCACTCATCAAAAAACAGGGAAGCCTTGAATTGGAAGAAGTCGCTGGACCTAAACCCAGTGAAAAGGAGTCCGTCATGTAG